A part of Salvelinus alpinus chromosome 5, SLU_Salpinus.1, whole genome shotgun sequence genomic DNA contains:
- the LOC139576856 gene encoding uncharacterized protein: MFPHRPLAGTGEEEGPQGSIRVNVELQYKLGEKTEARLQEKGAWSIEEVTIREHYYDTESFHLASQQTWLSKQGSQWRMIIGNNPYSSNNMPPEPESQAAGSGCPSTVWGEKLCVDRDETEGPKGCEDNPLSIPEIGQIQSQPCPPAPQYRELTGHTPIIQHLAHCLGVPVREQESCSSTEAMKAFLELAGIQSYGSWTSARRLEYKLPGDDCTLVVQKNHSVGGSANNETALLSMRADILHIGYELEKMEKVAAELDLRPLSPN; the protein is encoded by the coding sequence ATGTTTCCGCACAGACCACTAGCAGGAACAGGTGAAGAGGAGGGACCCCAGGGGTCCATCAGGGTGAACGTGGAGCTACAGTACAAGCTTGGAGAGAAGACCGAGGCACGGCTGCAGGAGAAGGGGGCATGGTCTATCGAAGAGGTCACCATTAGAGAGCATTACTACGACACAGAGAGCTTCCACCTGGCTTCTCAGCAGACCTGGCTAAGCAAACAGGGCAGTCAGTGGAGAATGATCATAGGTAACAATCCATACTCTTCCAACAATATGCCACCAGAGCCAGAGAGTCAGGCTGCTGGCTCTGGATGTCCCTCTACAGTCTGGGGAGAGAAGCTATGTGTGGATAGAGATGAAACAGAAGGGCCAAAGGGCTGTGAGGACAACCCACTTTCTATTCCAGAGATAGGACAGATCCAGAGCCAGCCCTGTCCTCCTGCACCCCAGTACAGGGAGCTGACTGGCCACACTCCCATCATCCAGCACCTGGCTCACTGCTTAGGGGTCCCAGTGAGAGAGCAGGAGAGCTGCAGCAGCACTGAGGCCATGAAGGCCTTCCTGGAGCTGGCTGGGATCCAGAGTTATGGCAGCTGGACAAGTGCCAGGAGGCTGGAGTACAAGCTGCCTGGTGATGACTGCACACTGGTGGTGCAGAAGAACCACAGCGTGGGAGGATCTGCAAACAATGAAACTGCACTGCTGTCCATGAGGGCAGACATTTTACATATTGGCTATGAACTGGAGAAGATGGAAAAAGTGGCTGCAGAGCTTGACCTAAGGCCCTTATCTCCCAACTGA
- the LOC139576855 gene encoding zinc finger and BTB domain-containing protein 34-like, producing the protein MDNGSAYIEFDVPEFSNTVLNQLNDLRLQGKLCDIIVHIQGQPFRAHKAVLAASSPYFRDHSALGTMSGLSISVIKNPEVFEQLLAFCYTGRMSLQLKDVISFLTAASFLQMQAVIDKCTQILEGIHSKISSATSPDEGSQASRNGVKDSSLFINPTQISPPYYSRLSIEARSELAAGKGHGRARHQEEGQSDRRSSDGVSEQEAATEGETEQVELIGKDGQVTDVHVKLEKTDRPSYSDSSSAGDDGYHTELVDGEQVLAVSVGSYGPVIQAAGYTYSGLSSPCFVSLSSSSPSRSMLSGFRGGRARAKRPPVAVPAEVLSQIKPGNAEDSSEAVLGQAGFENDVQERSLRSQWYPYNERLLCIYCGKSFNQKGSLDRHMRLHMGITPFVCKFCGKKYTRKDQLEYHIRGHTDNKPFHCQICGKCFPFQGTLNQHLRKKHLGATEGTNHMDSPERTEGSSGQKDPEDASEGMAFETQYAEEAPATDMEESSKCSPEEAQVSRCDF; encoded by the coding sequence ATGGATAACGGCAGCGCCTACATAGAGTTTGACGTGCCAGAGTTCAGCAACACCGTCCTCAACCAGCTCAACGACTTGCGTCTGCAGGGGAAGCTATGTGACATTATCGTTCACATCCAGGGCCAGCCGTTCCGGGCCCACAAGGCCGTGCTGGCGGCCAGCTCGCCGTACTTCCGCGACCACTCAGCCCTGGGAACCATGAGCGGCCTGTCCATCTCCGTCATCAAGAACCCTGAGGTGTTTGAGCAGCTGCTGGCCTTCTGCTACACTGGCCGCATGTCCCTGCAGCTCAAAGATGTCATCAGCTTCCTCACAGCAGCCAGCTTCCTGCAGATGCAGGCCGTCATCGACAAGTGCACCCAGATCCTGGAGGGAATCCACTCCAAGATCAGCAGCGCCACCAGCCCAGACGAGGGCTCCCAGGCCAGCCGCAACGGTGTTAAAGACAGCAGCCTCTTCATCAACCCCACACAGATCTCTCCCCCGTACTACTCCAGACTCAGCATAGAGGCCCGCTCTGAGCTAGCAGCAGGGAAAGGCCATGGCAGGGCGCGGCACCAGGAGGAGGGCCAGTCAGACCGCCGCAGCAGTGACGGTGTGTCAGAGCAGGAGGCAGCCACGGAGGGAGAGACTGAGCAGGTGGAGCTGATTGGGAAGGACGGCCAGGTGACAGACGTGCATGTGAAGCTGGAAAAGACGGACCGGCCCAGCTACTCTGACAGCTCCTCGGCAGGCGACGATGGCTACCACACAGAGCTGGTGGATGGAGAGCAGGTGCTGGCTGTCAGTGTGGGCTCCTATGGTCCTGTCATCCAGGCAGCTGGCTACACTTACTCAGGCCTGTCATCTCCCTGCTTCGTGAGCCTCAGCAGCTCCAGCCCCTCCCGCTCCATGCTCAGTGGCTTCAGGGGCGGCCGGGCCAGAGCCAAGCGCCCCCCTGTAGCTGTCCCAGCAGAGGTCCTGAGTCAGATCAAACCAGGAAACGCAGAGGACAGCAGCGAAGCAGTGTTGGGTCAAGCAGGCTTTGAGAATGACGTCCAGGAACGGAGCCTGCGCAGCCAGTGGTATCCCTACAATGAGAGGCTCCTCTGCATCTACTGCGGCAAGTCCTTCAATCAGAAGGGCAGCCTGGACCGCCACATGCGCCTGCACATGGGAATCACACCCTTCGTCTGCAAGTTCTGCGGCAAGAAGTACACTCGCAAGGACCAGCTGGAGTACCACATCCGCGGCCACACGGACAACAAGCCCTTCCACTGTCAGATCTGTGGCAAGTGCTTCCCTTTCCAGGGAACCCTCAACCAGCACTTGAGGAAGAAGCACTTGGGGGCCACAGAGGGCACCAATCACATGGACTCTCCAGAGAGGACGGAGGGGAGCTCTGGTCAGAAAGACCCAGAGGATGCCTCTGAGGGGATGGCCTTTGAGACGCAGTATGCTGAGGAGGCTCCGGCCACCGACATGGAGGAGAGCTCAAAGTGTAGCCCTGAGGAAGCCCAGGTGTCCAGGTGTGATTTTTAG